TATGGCAAGGGTTGGAACTACGAGATatttaaggccccttccaacccaatccattcTACAATATGATTcccccttccaacccaacccattctacAATATGATTTTATGATTACAGCAGCAGTATCTCCATCTATATAGATATGCATAGTTTTCTATAGTTTTCACCCAAATGAGCTGCTGTGCTTATCCTGCAGTGTAGGGGACTATAAAATAACAGAACAGGACACTGACCTACTTTGTCCTTCTCAAAGTTGTCCCAAAGATTGTACAGACCATTCCATATTCAGGTCTGTACTCATGTATCTCCTTCTCTTATATTCTGGTAAGCAATTGTACACATTCTAAACAGTGCCTTACAATACCATGCATTCGTATCattaataattttctcaaaaaaaaaaaaaaaatccccctgcagttttaaaataatcttttgttGCCAACTTTTAAACTAACCAGCTGCTTCCTGCCAAGTCTACAACTCAGTTGTTACCACTATAAAGGTATTTcttcaaaacattaaaatttattttttttgtttgttgacCCAGCTGTAATGTTAAAACTACCTTTGTCAGTGTGCATTGCCCCTACCAatgtgctgctctcagtgcaTCAGTTCTAAACAATGCAGTACCTTTGCCTGCAGTTACACTTTGTATAAAGGAGCCTGTaactgggaaatgggaataaattaTATCCCAGCCATTCCAACAATGCAGAGAAACTCCTGAGATCACAAATGTCAGAAAGTTCAGTGTCAGTTTTTCAGAGGGTAAAACAGAACAGGAAGTTAGCAAAAAAAGGTCCTGCAAAGTAAGCAATAGGGCATACATGCACAGATGTTTGTCAAGCAAACAGGAGTAGGTGAGGTGCCTTAGAGCTGAACTCTTCCCATCCAGATATATTCTCCAAATCACAATCACTAAAAGATGCTTGGATTTGTAAGTCCactaacatttttaaaaggaagttttcttcctctgttaaAGTTAAGAAGGTTTATTtgcccaaaacaaaaccatttaagACACTTATCTGCATAGGACTGAAGATCATCCTTTATAAAACAAACCTTTAACTTCAAAATTAAACTAGAAGAATGCAGTACAGTTCCAAGCAAGCAACTCTTACCAAGAGGGCTCAGATCAGAATGTGATCTGAATGTGCAGTGAATTTGACAGAAAAGCTACTGTAGTAACAAGAAACAAAGCCAAGATTTAGTAGTGGAAGAATTTAAACACTGCCAATAGACTCACACAATAAGTGACAGCTCTGTAACAGAGCTTTTGGGATTCTTACTAATGTATATCTGTATTCTTACATTCATGACCAGGCACCTGGTTGTTTCAGGGGCTCCTCAAATTTAGATTTAAGATATATTCTTAGGCTACtcttaataaaaaacaaacatgtattttaaagaagtaGAGAAATATCTAAAgatatgagaaaaaaacccatcactCTCAAATTCTTCGTACAATAGGGCTGCAATCATACAGCACAACTATTCTAATCTGCATGATTAGGACATTTTACAGATCCAAGTAGTCTTTCCATTTATAACTCAAGTGCTGTCTACATCATAATTAATGCCCTTTTCCACTTGGCCCCCACCCACAAACTTCTGAACTAAAATACAGGCACACCTTACTGTTGTGAGCCCATTTAAGTTACCAGGATCAGTCATTCTGATGCATATTCTGTTTTGCAGTGCATCTGTATTAGGCAAATGCATTTATATTAATGCAAATGTCTTAGTTGAGGCATACTACAAACTGAAAGGAGGAGACAAACATTGCAATGAGTAGAACAACAAAACACCTAGAAGTGAGGCATTGAATATAAGAGGACTGAAGCTAAAAGTTAAATTAGCTCAAGGGCTTAACGACACCCCTAGAATTAAGTGGTAGCCATTGTAAGAAACACAAAGCAGACTCTGACAAGTCTAATTAACGAATTAACAAATGGAATTCCAGTAGAATTCACAATAGACCTTCAAACCATTCCTACTCATCAGGCTCAAAATTGTTTCACTGTGGGGCATAGGGGCTATTGAGCTTAAATAGCAGCTCTTTTGTTCAGTTCATCTCACATATCAGAATTCCTGGAAGTCGTGGCACTGCATGCAAGCatccccctctccccaccccaccaAAAAGTAAACCATAATATCATAATATCCCATATCAGAATTCCTGGAAGTCGTGGCACTGCATGCAAGCatccccctctccccaccccaccaAAAAGTAAACCAAATCATAATATACAAGtgaaaaaatcaggaaacagTTCACATTGCTGTTTAACAAACTTTTCAACCTAATAAAACAGGTTTTAGGCTTTACCTTTCCCTCCCTTATCTTGCCCAGGCACGCATCAGGGAAGTAAAACCTTTGCACATTCACAAATTCCCATATCCATAACTCCCAAAACAGAGGTCTGTAAGGAAAGTGGTTTCATTTTTAGGTTTCCATGCACctatcaaatattttctgagcCCTGTAAGGAGTGCTAAAGTAAGACAGGTCATCCAAAGTTTATTAAAGCATCTGTGCCTTGCAGCATGGAGTTCACATATTGTGAATGCAACATTACTCAGCCAATTTAACAAGATTAGCCAGCCTGCTTTTTCCACTTTCTGTCGTTTCTTCATCCATAACAAGCCAGCTTCTAGCTAAGGGCAGCCAAGCTCTTTTATAGCTTTATTCTCTCACAGCTAGAAAAGTACAGCATTTACAATTGGGAGCTATCATGTCAGAAGCACAGTAGCAGTAGCTTCTCACGGGTCATTCAAAGTGCGCTatacaaaccaaaaccaggaaaatagAAAGGAGACTAGAAAGAAAGCAGACTAATTATCAGTTCTAAATTTTAGTTAAACTCTGCTCAACCTTCTGCTTCTGAGATCCAGCTAGACAGCTAATAAGCCTCATGTAATCCCAGCTCTTAATTAACACACAATTATTTCCCCAGAAGGATTAGAAGTTTCACCAAATGTTCAAGAAGTCAGTTTTTACAGCTCCGGTTAGATTACTGACTATGTTTAGGAGCAAGGGTTACTGCTCCATATTCTGTTGGTAATGGACTActtttttaaatgcaatcaCATCTTGAGAGAATGCCTGCCTTTTCACTGCACAAGGCTTGTCTAGGTGAGCATGTAACATTCTCAGGCAAACATGACATGAAAACACAACAGCCAATAATGTAAGCATGTCAATGATACATTAGCTGTTTGAAAGCACAATAATATGTGAGCATGCACATTTCTGAAAGGCTAGTCCAACATTTTATAGGCCAAGGTGTGAGACTCTGTGCTCCCTAGCAAGCAGCTGATCATCAGAAGCAAAATGCTAATCAGAGCAAAACCAGTTTCACCAGCAGCTTGCTTCACTAACTTCCACCAATGTGAGCAAGGTACCTTCCCAAGGCATCCCAGCTGGCTATTAGTCCTTCCTGGGCTTCTGGCTAAACACACAGCTTATTTAAAAGCCCTGCCTCAGCTTTGTGGGAGCAAGTGTGAGTTTTAAACCACAGTGCTAAAGCACTTGCCCTTAATAGGACAGTCAATCATCAGATCTTTATCTTACTTTAAATCATCCATAGCATCTTCAAACAAAAGCTGGCTATGATGCTCTTCTGGTCCTACAGATTTCTTTCTCAAGGTACAAGAGTGAAAACATCTCTATAGACACTagctttcttctgctccttctggCTGCACCTCTGTGCTGAAaattaatacatattttcaacATATCACTTGAGGAATTTGGGTGCACTGTGCTAAAAAGGCTTAGAAAACTGACAAATCTGGCTGTCTTTGCACTTTAAAACTCTACAAAGCACACTTACTGGCGGCAGCAGCCACATGGCCAGCCCTTACACCTTGTCCATCGTTTTAGCTGAACACAAACCTGTTAGCCTTTCACTAATGCAAGCCAGCTGTGACTGGCACACCAGACCACAGAGCTGATGGAGGTTCATGAATGGGATCTGCCCTGACTGAAGTCTCCTTAGCTGGGAAAGGTGgatctgagcagctgctgctgctagtACTCTGTTACAGGTCATGGCTTTCTTCTTCCCACCCTGGTGGTCTCACTCCCAGGGTACAGGAAAGGGtagggaagggcagggaagggcCTCTGTCCAATACCTCCTGGTCCCCTCAGCCTCTCAACAGAAAGATTGCCCCAGGTAATTAAAATAACCAGCTAATCACCTAGTTTGAAATCAAAATGCAATGTGACTTCAAACACCTAAGCCTGCCCTCACAACCCTGCGtcacctctgtccctgtcaAGCCAGCTGCTAATGCCACCAGAGACTGCTGGCTACAGACCAGCCACCGTGGATATGCtgccagacagcagcagagtcAGGAAATTATGTGTTGGGAGGCCTGGGAACCTGGAGAAGAAGTCAAAAAGGTTCTCTGTCTGCTCAGTGCCTGGATAAGTCCTGTAATAAAGTCCACAGAGCCTCCAAAACTGTTggcctggctcctgctcccaaGAGACCTGCAAATGTGCTGAGGCTGCACTTTATTTCACTAGCTATGGCATTATTGAAGATGatattcagcagcagcagtcccagCAGTCCCCCAGGGTCTGATAGGGTCTGGCACAGTTGCATATGCTGATGCTAGTGCTCTTTTACCTTTCCAGGCCGTGGCTTTCTTCTTCATGATGTAGTTTACCTTGCCAAAAAAAGGAGTTTCGCACTTTCGAAAGTTTCTCTCTTCCTGAAATGAATGAGCTCTCTCCCAAAAAGGTCACTGAATGGTTCCTGAGGATCAGTCATGGACTAAACTAAGGAATGTCTTcaataaaacatatttctctGTGCAAGTGTACCTCTTCAAGTAGCATCAAGCCCACTGTTTGCTTTTGCCAGATCAAATCTGCCCTGACAGTCCCATGACCAGCCACAGGGACAACCTCTGGTTATCCCTACAGAGCAGTGTTTGGATGCAGGGAAGCATCCATGcccttttccctggaaaggACACCATTTTCTCAGTCCCATGGCCTGTCAGGACTGCTTGGCAGGGCAGGTACCTGCAGCCCATTTGCTCTTCGACCATGGTGTGTGgggagctctcccagcctcttGGCTGCAAAGAAAGGCAATGAACACATCAGCATGGCCACTCCAGTGGAGCTCAGCAACCTTTATTTGGCACATTCCTCTCAGCTAAGGCAGTCCTTGCCACCCATTCCTGCCAGCTGTcctgttgggaaggatgaatgCTGTGGCAATCTGCAGGGCTGCTCGCAGCttcttggcagggctggcagtccCTGGGCCTCCTCCTCAGCGTTTCAGCAGGTTGGCCTGCACACTCTTGCTGCACgaaacaggaaaaagagctTTAGTTCTGTGGCTGGCCCCTAAGCCTGGCTCAGGCTGGCAGGTCCTGGCTGTGTGCTGAGGTTCTGTTGTGGGCCTTCCTTCCACCTCACTTACTCTTCCAGTGTTTTCCTCAGGAGCTGGAACTCTGCCGGCGGCTCCGAGCGCTCCCTCTCCTTCAGCCGCTGGGCGTAGGCCTTCCTCAGGAGGTGGGCAGGGCGGTAGGGATCCTCGAACACGTAGGGGCAGGAGGTCTGCAAGAGCACAGGAGGCTCTCCTGaggcactgccccagcagccGCGGCTCCTCTCGCAGCCTCACCCAAAACGCGAGCCTTGCACGGGCCCGGCGCTGCCGAGGcgtggggctgctccctggcagagcaAAATGCCGCCGGCACAGCCAGTacagcccctctgcagggagACAGGACACCCGCAGcacaccttccctgctgccctggcagccagcagaaaGGCCACAGCTCCCTTTCCCGGCGGCTGCGTACCCGTCCATGCTCCGTGGTGGCCCGGTTGCCGAAGTATTTGCGCCACACTTCAGCCTCCACCTCGCGGCGCTTggatgccagcagcagctggagctctcGCTCCTCCTTCTCCGTGTAGAGGGGCTGCCTTCTCTGGAGGCCATGCACAGACCATTAGCCACCttgagctggggcagggcagcagggctggcaccacgtgcagctcctgctgcctctcctgccctccGAGCCCAAGCCGTGACACAGGACGGGCAAAACCCCAGCAGGCACCTACCAACTCTGAGGGTCGGGGAGCACTTGCGGAGACCTTCAACCCCTGCTGAACTGGAGATGTGGGGTGCTTCAGCATCATCTGCGTCTTCTCCTGGATCACGGGCAGGTGCCTAAAAAGGACAGCCAGCAGTCTGAGCTTGTGGGAGCCGAGTGTGAGCTTGCACCTGTGGGACGGCAGCCTGTCCTCTGGCACCAGCCAGCAGTCCAGTGGGAGGACCACGTGTCCAGCAGGACAGTGTCTCCAGGGCTGTTTGCCGTCAGCGCATGCACCCCAGACAAGGGAAGCATCTCCCATCACCACAAGGGATAGTGAGGGTGATACTGGGGGCACGCCCTCAGCCATACCACTCCTCTATAAGGCTCACCCAACTTGGCCAGCTTCCTTGTCTTTAGCTTGATCGACTTCCGTCGACTGCTGACTGGCCTGAGAAACCCTCCTCCGAGCCAGGAACACCGGATCCAGCACGCTTACTGCAAGCAGGAGGCAAGAGAAGAGCACACGGCCTTTGGGATCGTGTGGGACAGCATgggtggcacagctgtgcagtCAGGCTGCACGAGGCTCACTGACAATCCTTGCCACTCCAAGGAGTCAGTTCCAGCCAGGCACCTTTCTTTTGTCCACATTGGATCTGCTCCAGAGCTGAATTCCCACCAAGCCACCCATCACCCCAGGGCACGCTTTTTCTCATCTCCCTCTTTCACCTTGCCAGCAGAAAGGACCCGCCAGTGGGAAGAACTGGGAGCTCTTGAGGAATCCCAGGGGCCCGCTGGGGAAATTGGGCTGTAGGGACTCACCACAGCTCAAAGCCTCTTGCAGAACAGGTTCCCCACAGTAATCTCAGAGGGCAAGAGCACACACAGTCCCTGGCAGCACTCAGCTGGGGCATACCTCTGCGGGACCCCCCGCCCCACGGCGCCGACTCTCTTCTGGGCTTCAGGGAAACTGGCGGGACCAATGGCTGGTGTGGGGTCTCAACCACAAGGCTGGAAACAAGAAgggaacagctgggaaaagctggaacAACAGGATCTCCTTCAGGCTGGCACTTCTAAGCAGCTGGCACACATCTTTGGGGGCACTGCCTAGTCCTTGGAGGACAGATGCACATGATGTCCTTGCTACCTGCACAGACCCTCTCATCTCTCTCAGGGCACACTGAAACCAGAATGGCCACTTCATCTGCAATCTCCAAAGCCAGGGAGGAGTAAGCAGTGGAGAGGAAAGCTCTCCTGTGAAGTGGCTGCCCTTGGCCAAGTTTGGCTGGAAGGGAGCCATGGCAGGAGGGAACCCCCAAAACAGTGGCTGAGCAGGTGTTCAGTGAGCTGAGGGCGGTAGCAGCCATCCTGCTCACCTTGGCAGTAAGAGAACCTCATCTTGACTGATCCGACTAAAATCGTTTTGGCCTGGAAAGGCAGCAAGGCTCATCATGTTGGGGTCCTGGAAGGGAACAGCAGTATGTCAGCAGAAATCCAGAACATGTGCTGGTTGCTTGGAATGGCTGCAAACCACCTTGGTGCTCAAAGACACAAAGGCTGCTTCTTAGAAAGCCTCACACACCTTATCCCTTGATGACATGAGCCCCTCCCTCAAAGGGACTCCAAAGACTTGGACTAGCTCATTGGGAgtgtgcccaggctgggtggTGACAACACCCGgacaaagcagctggaaaatttTGACAGGACACTGCCACAAAGCAATGAGGAGGAACCCCACAGAAGTGACAAGCTCACCTCGAGAAGGGCTT
The genomic region above belongs to Ficedula albicollis isolate OC2 chromosome 4, FicAlb1.5, whole genome shotgun sequence and contains:
- the LOC101808723 gene encoding uncharacterized protein LOC101808723, producing MQKYLLYNSVEPEELPTLKELSTVEICKIWSGMSRHIYRHLLKKRAVDIGVGSFALVPAQATVAEGKVLPVERPMFILSKTLKMFYNLESEETKIPDETPIVQPDFEEIAAHTHFRHEIVEQCVQETLHCFAGALRDNKEVEFSFRSIGILAVRNKVLNMTFFDGCLLELDTTGNMMKALLEDPNMMSLAAFPGQNDFSRISQDEVLLLPSLVVETPHQPLVPPVSLKPRRESAPWGGGSRRVSVLDPVFLARRRVSQASQQSTEVDQAKDKEAGQVGHLPVIQEKTQMMLKHPTSPVQQGLKVSASAPRPSELRRQPLYTEKEERELQLLLASKRREVEAEVWRKYFGNRATTEHGRTSCPYVFEDPYRPAHLLRKAYAQRLKERERSEPPAEFQLLRKTLEDKSVQANLLKR